Proteins from a single region of Strix aluco isolate bStrAlu1 chromosome 5, bStrAlu1.hap1, whole genome shotgun sequence:
- the CREBL2 gene encoding cAMP-responsive element-binding protein-like 2 isoform X1 gives MDDSKVVGGKVKKPGKRGRKPAKIDLKAKLERSRQSARECRARKKLRYQYLEELVSSRERAICALREELEMYKQWCMAMDQGKIPSEIKALLTGEEQGKAQQNSTKLAKAGKTEANSSNPLSVCSWFSLTNTEERK, from the exons ATGGATGACAGCAAG GTGGTTGGAGGCAAGGTAAAGAAACCAGGCAAGCGGGGTCGTAAACCTGCCAAAATAGACTTGAAGGCAAAACTTGAAAGAAGCCGTCAGAGTGCGAGAGAGTGCAGAGCCAGGAAGAAGCTGAGGTACCAGTACCTGGAAGAGCTGGTTTCAAGCAGGGAACGAGCCATCTGCGCGCTCAGAGAAGAGCTTGAAATG TACAAGCAGTGGTGCATGGCGATGGACCAAGGGAAAATCCCCTCTGAAATAAAAGCCCTGCTAACTGGAGAGGAGCAAGGCAAAGCACAGCAGAACTCAACCAAACTTGCCAAGGCTGGGAAGACAGAAGCAAACAGCAGCAATCCCT TGAGTGTGTGCAGCTGGTTCTCTCTcacaaacactgaagaaaggaaataa
- the CREBL2 gene encoding cAMP-responsive element-binding protein-like 2 isoform X3: MDDSKVVGGKVKKPGKRGRKPAKIDLKAKLERSRQSARECRARKKLRYQYLEELVSSRERAICALREELEMYKQWCMAMDQGKIPSEIKALLTGEEQGKAQQNSTKLAKAGKTEANSSNPW; encoded by the exons ATGGATGACAGCAAG GTGGTTGGAGGCAAGGTAAAGAAACCAGGCAAGCGGGGTCGTAAACCTGCCAAAATAGACTTGAAGGCAAAACTTGAAAGAAGCCGTCAGAGTGCGAGAGAGTGCAGAGCCAGGAAGAAGCTGAGGTACCAGTACCTGGAAGAGCTGGTTTCAAGCAGGGAACGAGCCATCTGCGCGCTCAGAGAAGAGCTTGAAATG TACAAGCAGTGGTGCATGGCGATGGACCAAGGGAAAATCCCCTCTGAAATAAAAGCCCTGCTAACTGGAGAGGAGCAAGGCAAAGCACAGCAGAACTCAACCAAACTTGCCAAGGCTGGGAAGACAGAAGCAAACAGCAGCAATCCCT GGTGA
- the CREBL2 gene encoding cAMP-responsive element-binding protein-like 2 isoform X2, translating to MDDSKVVGGKVKKPGKRGRKPAKIDLKAKLERSRQSARECRARKKLRYQYLEELVSSRERAICALREELEMYKQWCMAMDQGKIPSEIKALLTGEEQGKAQQNSTKLAKAGKTEANSSNPWM from the exons ATGGATGACAGCAAG GTGGTTGGAGGCAAGGTAAAGAAACCAGGCAAGCGGGGTCGTAAACCTGCCAAAATAGACTTGAAGGCAAAACTTGAAAGAAGCCGTCAGAGTGCGAGAGAGTGCAGAGCCAGGAAGAAGCTGAGGTACCAGTACCTGGAAGAGCTGGTTTCAAGCAGGGAACGAGCCATCTGCGCGCTCAGAGAAGAGCTTGAAATG TACAAGCAGTGGTGCATGGCGATGGACCAAGGGAAAATCCCCTCTGAAATAAAAGCCCTGCTAACTGGAGAGGAGCAAGGCAAAGCACAGCAGAACTCAACCAAACTTGCCAAGGCTGGGAAGACAGAAGCAAACAGCAGCAATCCCT GGATGTAG
- the CREBL2 gene encoding cAMP-responsive element-binding protein-like 2 isoform X4: MDDSKVVGGKVKKPGKRGRKPAKIDLKAKLERSRQSARECRARKKLRYQYLEELVSSRERAICALREELEMYKQWCMAMDQGKIPSEIKALLTGEEQGKAQQNSTKLAKAGKTEANSSNP; this comes from the exons ATGGATGACAGCAAG GTGGTTGGAGGCAAGGTAAAGAAACCAGGCAAGCGGGGTCGTAAACCTGCCAAAATAGACTTGAAGGCAAAACTTGAAAGAAGCCGTCAGAGTGCGAGAGAGTGCAGAGCCAGGAAGAAGCTGAGGTACCAGTACCTGGAAGAGCTGGTTTCAAGCAGGGAACGAGCCATCTGCGCGCTCAGAGAAGAGCTTGAAATG TACAAGCAGTGGTGCATGGCGATGGACCAAGGGAAAATCCCCTCTGAAATAAAAGCCCTGCTAACTGGAGAGGAGCAAGGCAAAGCACAGCAGAACTCAACCAAACTTGCCAAGGCTGGGAAGACAGAAGCAAACAGCAGCAATCCCT GA
- the GPR19 gene encoding putative G-protein coupled receptor 19 produces the protein MVAHSMGNSSAPFLLPTLLLLLQNKSYPETSTPPAAYEGTGSPMAPSSSRNHTALQYDLRPGEIAAAGMVWAALWLVSIFGNSLVCLVIHRSRRTQSTTNYFVVSMACADLLLSVASAPFVLLHLAYGRWMLGNLICKLVRYVQYLTPAVQIDVLLWISVDRFYTIVYPLSFKVSREKAKKMILASWLLGAAFAAPAFVFYGSNSDHHCPFFPPASWQGAAYSITHLLVVFLIPSFLIILFYQKVIKYIWRIGTNGRTVRRTTNIVPRAKVKTIKMFLMLNTVFLLSWLPFYVLQLWHPHKTDDSKSSLVFLAITWLSFSSSAAKPTLYTVYNANFRRGMKETFCMSAMKCYRSNAYTITTSSRIAKKNHVGIVDFPAPAKTVTKDSIYEAFNREAKEKKLAWPIQSNPPNTFV, from the coding sequence ATGGTTGCCCACAGCATGGGTAACAGCAGcgctccttttcttctccctaccTTACTGCTCCTGCTGCAGAACAAGAGCTACCCCGAAACCTCCACCCCTCCTGCTGCCTACGAGGGGACGGGGTCCCCCATGGCACCCAGCTCAAGCAGGAACCACACTGCCTTGCAGTATGACCTGAGGCCGGGGGAAATTGCAGCAGCTGGCATGGTTTGGGCAGCGCTGTGGCTGGTTTCCATCTTTGGAAACTCCCTCGTTTGCTTAGTGATCCACCGCAGCAGGAGGACACAATCCACCACCAACTACTTTGTGGTCTCCATGGCTTGTGCAGACCTTCTCCTCAGCGTCGCCAGCGCGCCCTTCGTGCTGCTCCACTTGGCCTACGGCAGGTGGATGCTGGGGAACCTCATCTGCAAGCTGGTAAGGTACGTGCAGTACCTCACCCCTGCAGTCCAGATCGACGTGCTCCTCTGGATCAGCGTCGATCGCTTCTACACTATCGTCTACCCCCTGAGCTTCAAAGTCTCCAGGGAGAAAGCCAAGAAGATGATTCTGGCCTCTTGGCTCCTGGGCGCAGCATTTGCAGCACCGGCTTTTGTCTTCTACGGCTCCAACAGCGACCACCACTGcccctttttcccccctgcttCTTGGCAAGGAGCTGCCTACAGTATCACCCACCTCCTGGTGGTCTTTCTAATCCCATCCTTCCTCATTATCCTCTTCTACCAGAAGGTCATCAAGTACATTTGGAGAATAGGCACCAATGGCAGGACTGTCAGGAGGACAACGAATATTGTCCCAAGAGCAAAAGTGAAAACCATCAAGATGTTCCTAATGTTAAACACGGTGTTTCTCCTGTCCTGGCTTCCTTTCTATGTGCTACAGCTGTGGCACCCGCACAAAACAGATGACAGCAAGAGCTCCTTGGTCTTCCTGGCCATCACCTGGCTCtctttcagctcttcagctgccAAGCCAACGCTCTACACTGTATATAATGCAAACTTCAGGAGAGGGATGAAAGAAACTTTTTGCATGTCCGCCATGAAATGCTACAGAAGCAACGCCTACACCATCACCACCAGTTCCAGGATAGCCAAAAAAAATCACGTTGGCATCGTGGACTTCCCAGCTCCAGCCAAAACTGTCACCAAAGATTCCATCTATGAGGCTTTTAAtagagaagcaaaggaaaaaaagcttgccTGGCCTATTCAGTCAAATCCCCCAAATACGTTTGTCTAG